The Gossypium arboreum isolate Shixiya-1 chromosome 2, ASM2569848v2, whole genome shotgun sequence region TAAGGATGTTGTTGACAGCTTATTTAAACAGAATTAGATAATTGGTTACAGTGCTCCCAAGTGCTTGAACGTTTCTCATCGGAATCAGTTCGCCATCTATAATTTGTCCATGGAAATGGTTACCACTCTCAACCTATCAGCTTACAAAGAAAAGGTCCCTGTTTCATTCATTATAAAATAACGTTTTCTGATTTATACTGTCAGAACCCCTGGATGGTACCTATATATAGGATAGGAATTTGGGATCTAAATCAAACAGAAAAGTAAAAGTCTTTTAAGTCCTCCATTGCAGCTTACCAATGGCTTCCAGTTCTTCTCTAAGAAGCTCTTCCTTGTTCCTGTTTTTGATTCTTTAATCCATATTTTCATTTGGGTTTTCCACCCGCACCATTGCAAACTATACATTCTCGATCAGAGAAGCGACGATCAAAGATATAAAACAAAGTTTTGAGAGAAACCGACTCACCTCAAGGCAACTTGTCCAGTACTATCTCAGAGAAATCGCCAGGCTCAATGGGCTCCTTAAAGGAATCATAGAAGTGAACCCTGATGCATTGCTTCAAGCTGATGCTGCAGATAAAAAAAGAAGTGTAAAGTAAATGGTTCACTGCCTGACTTGCATGGTATTCCCATTTTGCTCAAGGATAACATTGCTACAAAAGATAAGCTGAACACCACCGTTTGCATTGCTCGGGTCAGTCGTGCCCAGAGATGCAGGGGCAGTGGAGAAACTGAGAAAAGCTGGAGCAATCATTCTGGGTAAGGCTAGCTTGAGTGAGTGGGCTAATTTTAGGTCAACTACTGCACCCAGTGGCTTTAGTCCAAGAGGTGGCCAGGGAAAGGTGAGTTAAATGTATAATTCCCAAGATTTTAGCTAGTGTGTGAATAACACGAGTAATAAGGCCTGCTCTGTAATACCGTGCAGAATCCTTATGTCTTGTCTGCAACTCCGTGTGGGTCAAGTAGTGGATCAGCAATATCAGTGGCTGCAAACTTGGTAACAGTATCATTAGGGACTGAGACTGACGGTTCCATCCTATGTCCCTCCAGTTTTAACTCAGTGGTGGGCCTAAAACCTACAGTTGGTCTCACCAGAGCCGGGGTCATTCCAGTTACTCCAAGACAGGACACCATTGGGTTAAGTTCTCTTTTATGCTACTCCATTTTTACTGTTGTTTTGGGTGATTTTGATTCTTCTTTGTGATGTTATTAATGACTGAAAACTCCAACAAATGTGCCTCTGCCCTATTGGTTTCAACAGGCCTATCTGCAGGACAGTGTCGGATGCTGTTTATGTTCTTGATGCCATTGTAGGGTTCGATTCTAATGATGAAGCAACTAGATATGCGTCGTACTATATCCCACCTGGCGGCTACAAACGATTCCTTAACCCCTGTGGGCTCAAAGGAAAGAGATTGGGGATAGTGAGAAATCCATTTTTCAAAATTGCTCAAGGATTGGGGTTGGCTCAGACTTTTGAGAACCATTTACATACACTAAGGTATAAAGAAGACAATTCTAAAATTATTAAGACTCTTGGAATGACCCATTTTAGTCTAAATGGCTAATGGGTTAATCACTAAAACAGTAAAAACTTTCTTATAAATTCAGGCGACAAGGTGCCATTGTTGTAGACAATTTACAAATAGCCAACATTGATGTTATATTAAATGTCACCGCAAGTGGTGAAGCAGTAGCCATCGTAGCAGAGTTCAAATTGTCCTTGAACGCCTACCTCAGGGAGTTAGTGGCTTCCTCGGTGCGATCACTGGCAGATATTATAGCTTTCAACCTGAAATTCCCTGATTTGGTGGGTATTATAGATCATGAAATCTATGGTTATATGCATTATTTCAAGATGCATACTGTATGTTGGTTAATAAGGTGGGCATGCATTGCAGGAATTGACAGATAAAATAGGCCAAGATATCTTCTTGGCAGCCCAAGCCACAAATGGGATTGGTGCTCAAGAGAAGGCAGCATTAGCAAATTTGGAAAATCTTTCAAAAAATGGGTTGGAGAAGTTGATGAGAGATTACAAGCTAGATGCAGTGGTGATCCCAAGGGCAGATGCTTCTTCTGTTTATGCAATTGGAGGGTTCCCAGCAATTATTGTCCCAGCTGGATATGATAGCCAAAGGGTGCCTATTGGCATTTCATTTGGGGGACTGAAGGGATCGGAGGGCAAACTAATTGAGATCACATATGCCTTTGAGCAAGCTACTAAGATTAGGAAACCTCCTCCGTTCAAACCTTGAAAAATCAAATAGAAATATGCCACTTATTCAACCTATGAAATAAACTACTTATTctgaattaattaattttctatctttttcttcatttttttcatagtagtttttcttattaaattttcatttttaaaaaaaagaaagaaagggagggTATTATTGCATCTTCTCTTGTGTAATGATCCTTTATGATAATCT contains the following coding sequences:
- the LOC108466210 gene encoding LOW QUALITY PROTEIN: probable amidase At4g34880 (The sequence of the model RefSeq protein was modified relative to this genomic sequence to represent the inferred CDS: inserted 2 bases in 1 codon; deleted 2 bases in 1 codon), whose product is MASSSSLRSSSLFLEATIKDIKQSFERNRLTSRQLVQYYLREIARLNGLLKGIIEVNPDALLQADAADKKKCKVNGSLPDLHGIPILLKDNIATKDKLNTTXFALLGSVVPRDAGAVEKLRKAGAIILGKASLSEWANFRSTTAPSGFSPRGGQGKNPYVLSATPCGSSSGSAISVAANLVTVSLGTETDGSILCPSSFNSVVGLKPTVGLTRAGVIPVTPRQDTIGPICRTVSDAVYVLDAIVGFDSNDEATRYASYYIPPGGYKRFLNPCGLKGKRLGIVRNPFFKIAQGLGLAQTFENHLHTLRRQGAIVVDNLQIANIDVILNVTASGEAVAIVAEFKLSLNAYLRELVASSVRSLADIIAFNLKFPDLELTDKIGQDIFLAAQATNGIGAQEKAALANLENLSKNGLEKLMRDYKLDAVVIPRADASSVYAIGGFPAIIVPAGYDSQRVPIGISFGGLKGSEGKLIEITYAFEQATKIRKPPPFKP